A stretch of the Aegilops tauschii subsp. strangulata cultivar AL8/78 chromosome 4, Aet v6.0, whole genome shotgun sequence genome encodes the following:
- the LOC109747667 gene encoding probable glutathione S-transferase GSTU6 gives MAGEGDIKLLGMVVSPFVVRVRMALHRKGVSYEYVEQDLFNKSELLLRSNPVNKKVPVLIHGGKPICESLVIVQYADEVWSGKGASIFPADPHERAVARFWAAYVDDKLFPAYIGIMKAATEEARAEKAKEALVVLANLEEAFAQCSKGKPFFAGDSVGYLDLAVGCNLFWLEAIRKMFGVTFFDVGKTPLLAAWAERFAGTEMAREVVPDADTAVVFAKKLQARFGSNTSAK, from the exons ATGGCAGGAGAAGGAGACATCAAGCTGCTCGGCATGGTGGTGAGCCCATTCGTGGTCCGTGTGCGAATGGCACTGCACAGGAAGGGCGTGAGCTATGAGTACGTCGAGCAGGACCTCTTCAACAAGAGCGAGCTCCTCCTCAGGTCCAACCCGGTGAACAAGAAGGTGCCGGTGCTCATCCATGGCGGCAAGCCCATCTGCGAGTCACTCGTCATCGTGCAGTACGCCGACGAGGTGTGGAGCGGCAAGGGCGCCTCCATCTTCCCCGCCGACCCGCACGAGCGCGCAGTTGCTCGCTTCTGGGCTGCCTACGTCGACGACAAG CTGTTCCCTGCTTACATCGGCATCATGAAAGCGGCGACTGAGGAAGCAAGAGCGGAGAAGGCCAAGGAGGCGCTTGTGGTGTTAGCGAACCTGGAAGAGGCCTTCGCCCAGTGCTCAAAAGGGAAGCCTTTCTTCGCCGGCGACTCCGTCGGGTACCTCGACCTCGCCGTCGGATGCAACCTGTTCTGGCTCGAGGCAATACGCAAGATGTTTGGGGTGACGTTCTTTGACGTGGGCAAGACCCCGCTCCTGGCCGCGTGGGCGGAGCGGTTTGCCGGAACCGAGATGGCGAGGGAGGTTGTGCCGGACGCCGACACCGCCGTGGTGTTTGCCAAGAAGCTTCAGGCTCGGTTTGGCTCTAACACGTCTGCCAAATAG
- the LOC109747668 gene encoding probable RNA-binding protein ARP1 isoform X2, whose product MDGDTTFTKLFVGGLAWQTQRDAMRRYFEQFGDIAEAVVIADKHTGRSRGYGFVTFRDPEAAARALQDPTPVIDGRRANCNLAALGASQRAHPAAAAPFGMVRSTPPATSSSSYQGSAAAAVAASYFPQQAHYTYPYYYGYTGGYSHENMYQMQMSYYGAQGGRVAQQQQQQQSQVQTYYTAAGPEGAQQGFSPYYLQQMQAASNQGQSSSAAVMQYSQMMQYAAHMQQAAHAAGLHGADAPESAGDSATGTGGAAAAVGSDTSSDNDRRASEPFHVD is encoded by the exons ATGGACGGCGACACGACGTTCACCAAGCTGTTCGTGGGGGGCCTGGCGTGGCAGACGCAGCGCGACGCCATGCGGCGCTACTTCGAGCAGTTCGGCGACATCGCGGAGGCCGTCGTCATCGCCGACAAGCACACCGGCCGCTCCAGGGGCTACGGATTC GTGACGTTCAGGGACCCCGAGGCCGCGGCGCGGGCGCTGCAGGACCCGACGCCGGTGATCGACGGGAGAAGGGCCAACTGCAACCTGGCGGCGCTCGGCGCTTCGCAGCGCGCGCATCCGGCCGCCGCGGCGCCGTTTG GGATGGTCAGGTCGACGCCGCCGGCAACATCGTCTTCGTCGTACCAGGGCTCTGCTGCCGCCGCGGTTGCAGCCTCCTACTTCCCCCAGCAGGCTCACTACACCTATCCTTACTACTACGG GTATACGGGAGGGTATTCTCACGAAAACATGTATCAAATGCAAATG AGTTACTATGGCGCGCAAGGTGGAAGGGTTGcccagcagcaacagcagcagcagtcaCAAGTGCAAACATACTACACAGCAGCTGGGCCGGAAGGAGCTCAGCAAGGGTTTTCACCGTACTATCTCCAACAGATGCAAGCAGCCAGCAACCAAGGTCAGAGTTCTTCCGCGGCAGTCATGCAGTACTCGCAGATGATGCAGTACGCGGCACACATGCAGCAGGCGGCGCACGCCGCCGGGCTCCACGGCGCCGACGCCCCAGAGAGCGCCGGCGACTCAG CTACGGGGAcgggtggagctgcagcggccgTCGGATCTGACACGTCGTCTGACAATGATAGGAGAGCATCCGAGCCTTTCCATGTTGACTAA
- the LOC109747668 gene encoding probable RNA-binding protein ARP1 isoform X1, translating into MDGDTTFTKLFVGGLAWQTQRDAMRRYFEQFGDIAEAVVIADKHTGRSRGYGFVTFRDPEAAARALQDPTPVIDGRRANCNLAALGASQRAHPAAAAPFGMVRSTPPATSSSSYQGSAAAAVAASYFPQQAHYTYPYYYGYTGGYSHENMYQMQMSYYGAQGGRVAQQQQQQQSQVQTYYTAAGPEGAQQGFSPYYLQQMQAASNQGQSSSAAVMQYSQMMQYAAHMQQAAHAAGLHGADAPESAGDSATGTGGAAAAVGSDTSSSN; encoded by the exons ATGGACGGCGACACGACGTTCACCAAGCTGTTCGTGGGGGGCCTGGCGTGGCAGACGCAGCGCGACGCCATGCGGCGCTACTTCGAGCAGTTCGGCGACATCGCGGAGGCCGTCGTCATCGCCGACAAGCACACCGGCCGCTCCAGGGGCTACGGATTC GTGACGTTCAGGGACCCCGAGGCCGCGGCGCGGGCGCTGCAGGACCCGACGCCGGTGATCGACGGGAGAAGGGCCAACTGCAACCTGGCGGCGCTCGGCGCTTCGCAGCGCGCGCATCCGGCCGCCGCGGCGCCGTTTG GGATGGTCAGGTCGACGCCGCCGGCAACATCGTCTTCGTCGTACCAGGGCTCTGCTGCCGCCGCGGTTGCAGCCTCCTACTTCCCCCAGCAGGCTCACTACACCTATCCTTACTACTACGG GTATACGGGAGGGTATTCTCACGAAAACATGTATCAAATGCAAATG AGTTACTATGGCGCGCAAGGTGGAAGGGTTGcccagcagcaacagcagcagcagtcaCAAGTGCAAACATACTACACAGCAGCTGGGCCGGAAGGAGCTCAGCAAGGGTTTTCACCGTACTATCTCCAACAGATGCAAGCAGCCAGCAACCAAGGTCAGAGTTCTTCCGCGGCAGTCATGCAGTACTCGCAGATGATGCAGTACGCGGCACACATGCAGCAGGCGGCGCACGCCGCCGGGCTCCACGGCGCCGACGCCCCAGAGAGCGCCGGCGACTCAG CTACGGGGAcgggtggagctgcagcggccgTCGGATCTGACACGTCGTCTTCGAATTGA
- the LOC109747669 gene encoding small heat shock protein, chloroplastic, whose protein sequence is MAAANAPFALSRLSPAARLPIRAWRAARPAPVWTGRTRPLSVASAAQENRDNSVDVQVSQAQNGGNQQGNAVQRRPRRAGFDISPFGLVDPMSPMRTMRQMLDTMDRLFDDAVGFPTARRSPAAASEMPRMPWDIMEDDKEVKMRFDMPGLSRKEVKVMVEGDALVIRGEHKKEAGEGQVEGGDGWWKERSVSSYDMRLALPDECDKSQVRAELKNGVLLVSVPKRETERKVIDVQVQ, encoded by the exons ATGGCTGCTGCGAATGCCCCCTTCGCTCTCAGTCGCCTCTCCCCGGCCGCGCGCCTGCCGATCCGTGCCTGGAGAGCCGCGAGGCCGGCCCCGGTCTGGACCGGGAGAACCCGCCCGCTCTCCGTGGCCTCCGCGGCGCAAGAGAATAGGGACAACTCCGTCGACGTCCAAGTCAGCCAGGCCCAGAACGGCGGCAACCAGCAGGGCAACGCTGTCCAGCGCCGGCCGCGCCGCGCCGGATTTGACATCTCCCCGTTCG GGCTAGTGGACCCGATGTCGCCGATGAGGACGATGCGGCAGATGCTGGACACGATGGACCGGCTGTTCGATGACGCCGTAGGGTTCCCCACGGCGCGGCGCTCGCCGGCGGCGGCTAGCGAGATGCCGCGGATGCCGTGGGACATCATGGAGGACGACAAGGAGGTGAAGATGCGGTTCGACATGCCCGGGCTGTCGCGGAAGGAGGTGAAGGTGATGGTGGAGGGCGACGCGCTCGTCATCCGCGGCGAGCACAAGAAGGAGGCCGGCGAAGGGCAGGTCGAAGGCGGCGACGGGTGGTGGAAGGAGCGCAGCGTGAGCTCCTACGACATGCGCCTGGCTCTGCCAGACGAGTGCGACaagagccaggtgcgcgccgagCTCAAGAACGGCGTGCTGCTCGTGTCCGTGCCCAAGAGGGAGACCGAGCGCAAGGTCATCGACGTGCAGGTCCAGTGA